A genomic region of Solanum dulcamara chromosome 2, daSolDulc1.2, whole genome shotgun sequence contains the following coding sequences:
- the LOC129878943 gene encoding uncharacterized protein LOC129878943, giving the protein MGFNNYYSDSTESHHHTTHKIFLFCNYILLGASSSCIFLTLSLRLIPSLIGFFFILLHVLTIGGAVFGCATVSAPSGAGTSKWYGAHMVSSVLTAIFQGSVFVLIFTKTGDFLGKLNSYVREEDGVVILRLAGGLCALIFCLEWVVLTLAFFLKYYAYVEGNNGNVAMKNRGRVQDEEDVKNWPWPFQV; this is encoded by the coding sequence ATGGGATTCAACAATTATTACTCAGATTCAACTGAATCCCATCACCACACAACACACAAAATCTTCCTTTTTTGTAACTACATTCTTCTTGGTGCATCTTCCAGCTGCATTTTCTTGACTTTATCCCTCCGATTAATCCCCTCCCTGATCGGGTTCTTCTTCATCCTCCTCCACGTCCTCACTATAGGTGGTGCAGTCTTTGGCTGCGCCACTGTGTCAGCACCCTCCGGTGCTGGCACTAGCAAATGGTACGGAGCACATATGGTGTCCTCCGTACTCACAGCAATATTCCAAGGCTCTGTTTTCGTGCTGATATTCACGAAAACAGGGGATTTCCTCGGAAAATTGAATTCCTATGTCAGAGAGGAAGATGGTGTTGTGATTTTGAGATTAGCTGGTGGATTATGTGCTTTGATCTTTTGTCTTGAATGGGTTGTTCTTACACTTGcatttttcttgaaatattaTGCTTATGTTGAAGGAAATAATGGGAATGTTGCAATGAAGAACAGAGGTAGAGTTCAAGATGAGGAAGATGTCAAGAATTGGCCATGGCCATTTCAAGTTTAA